CATTTCTAGTGTGATTACCtcaaataattgaaaaaactgTAAACATAAATCAGAATATCCGTGATAATATTCTAACAGTTTGAATATTGTCTCAATCACATCAGTAAAATTTgtaatgattttataacCAGAAAGATTACATATTACCATAAGAATGGTACTGACTCTCTGTGTCATACCTAAATTCAATCTTGAAGATATCGATTCAACTAAATAATCAACATTGGTTACAATCAAATCTGTTACTGAACCACCATATAAATTATCTGCTAAAACAGTGGCACATATTTGTGCACGTTCCCTCACCAACGAAGAAGATGATGCCAATGAATCGATtactatatataaataatcaataaGTTCACTTTCAAAATCACCTTTCATCGAGTTACTTACGACAGTTATCGAGTTTAATATAATGCACATATCATTTTcagtttttttattgaggccattgttttcaatttccATAGCAATTTTTCTATTCAATTCATAAGATTGTTCCAGAATTGTAAACTTAGCTTCAGAAGACCCAACCTTTTCATTTGaatctttaaaatcaaGGAAGAGGTTAAGGTCTGAATTAGTATCACAATTTTCCatatttgaagataaattaGTAGCTACCCATAATGCTAAAGTGCCTCTATTATTTGAGGtatcaaatattctttCCACCTCTTctattaatgaattattctTACTCAACATTGAACCAAACCCAGTTAAAATGGCAGAAAGATTGAATTCAACTTCCTTAGAAAGACTGGGGAGCAATGTAGTTTCTGTACTGACTAGATTATTGAAAGTCATATTATTGAGActaatgatattattcttttctACTATTTTAATGTCTTCTCTCCTCATCCTATACTGAATTTCGTTATCATCTAAAACATCGATAAGTGCGTCAATTGCTCTTGATATTAAGTAAGTTACATCTTCGGTTTGATCTAAAACCAGTAAACCATACTCCAGACTTTTTAGCTCTTGTAACTTTTCAAACTTAACAATTTCtgttatttttgaaatcttttcttcaacaatCTTCGTTAACAGAGTCATATCTATACCAAGTGTCAACAGATTACTCGATCTAATATCTAGCAATACCGAAATTAGTTCAGATGCACATACTGAGAGAGATAATCTACAGTTAAGTAATAAGTCAGATGCAAAAAAGTCAAGTTCCTTGTTTATAGATTcgttttttctttttactAGTTTGGGTAAAAATGAGTTTAAAAAACGTTTGACTTGAGATGAAGTAGCATGAAGCCAGTTTGTTGTTCTATGGACTTTTCTTTCCTTTAATTTGTCTTCATTAATAACAATGGACTGATTCTCAAAGAGTTCCTCAGGTGATATGGAGAGGTCATCATCTATTAGCTCTGTTATTTTTTCCAACGAACCtgtttcatatttttctaCTTTTAATGAATAGTCATCATAAACAAGTACCAACAGTAATCTCATTACTTTTAGCGTGgatattattatgttaTAGTTAATCGTCATTCCAGGTTTCGCTAATATACTTGCAAAAACAGATAGATTACCAGGTAGAACAAAGGAAAGGACCTCACCATCAGCAATTATGTCCTTGAACAGAATGTTCAAAGAATCTAACGCGATGAGCTGACTCTCAGGATTATTCTCTGatagttttaaaatatccAATATAATTGTAATCGAATGCCCCAGACTCGGTAGTAtctctttattttctataGTAAAAAAGGTATTACAATAATctctttgatttttcaatgaattgAAGAACTGATGCAAGGTTTTCAAACTTATGGATCTATAGTGATCAGACATATTTTGCAAAGCTTCGTTCTTTGTGTCCTTGCCGATCAAAAATGTGAGGACAGGAAACAATTGCTTTGCTAAGTCCTTTGGAAATGTACTAGTTTCAAACCAACACAGGCGCAAAAGGTGTGTAATAATCGATAGTACATATTCAGTCTCCAAGATCCCCAACGTCAACTGTTTCAACAGGCTCGCAATGGGAACGAAAACATAGTCAGCGAACTTAGGAGACAAATCTGTATATTCAAACTCATTCAACTTGCTATTTAGCGCCCTCAACGCATCAATTAAACCAGAATTTGCCTCTACAAAATCCTTATTCTCAACAAATGCAAACTTCGAGACAGCAACACATAACTGCCGTATTTCTCGGAAAGCTTGGGAATTGCTACTGCTCATTCGTACGAACTTGGCCACTCTGGTAACTTGTCACGTAACCCTCGGCAATCCAGAGGTTCACGGATCCTCGATAGTATGAACAAGCccttcttcttttataGAAGTCAACATGACCAGTGAGTGCAAAGGTCGAGAGATGTTCAATTTCGAATCGAAGATTGATGACAAAGGCAAAAAGAGTGGTAGCGCCCTGCGAAATATGTCACTCGAAACAGTTTCTGTCCCCCAGGGCCGGCTAAGTTGAACGAAATTCTAATATAGATCAATACTATGTGC
The window above is part of the Tetrapisispora phaffii CBS 4417 chromosome 7, complete genome genome. Proteins encoded here:
- the TTI1 gene encoding Tti1p (similar to Saccharomyces cerevisiae YKL033W; ancestral locus Anc_2.541), producing MSSSNSQAFREIRQLCVAVSKFAFVENKDFVEANSGLIDALRALNSKLNEFEYTDLSPKFADYVFVPIASLLKQLTLGILETEYVLSIITHLLRLCWFETSTFPKDLAKQLFPVLTFLIGKDTKNEALQNMSDHYRSISLKTLHQFFNSLKNQRDYCNTFFTIENKEILPSLGHSITIILDILKLSENNPESQLIALDSLNILFKDIIADGEVLSFVLPGNLSVFASILAKPGMTINYNIIISTLKVMRLLLVLVYDDYSLKVEKYETGSLEKITELIDDDLSISPEELFENQSIVINEDKLKERKVHRTTNWLHATSSQVKRFLNSFLPKLVKRKNESINKELDFFASDLLLNCRLSLSVCASELISVLLDIRSSNLLTLGIDMTLLTKIVEEKISKITEIVKFEKLQELKSLEYGLLVLDQTEDVTYLISRAIDALIDVLDDNEIQYRMRREDIKIVEKNNIISLNNMTFNNLVSTETTLLPSLSKEVEFNLSAILTGFGSMLSKNNSLIEEVERIFDTSNNRGTLALWVATNLSSNMENCDTNSDLNLFLDFKDSNEKVGSSEAKFTILEQSYELNRKIAMEIENNGLNKKTENDMCIILNSITVVSNSMKGDFESELIDYLYIVIDSLASSSSLVRERAQICATVLADNLYGGSVTDLIVTNVDYLVESISSRLNLGMTQRVSTILMVICNLSGYKIITNFTDVIETIFKLLEYYHGYSDLCLQFFQLFEVITLEMKKEYLNSNLENHKLSNEHLVTGAYAPWGISSVQQILYVLDKDTDPLKEEEFDGLDEPKNFQEYFDSKLREADSDDELSEGEENIEEELKDGGKNENPEDDAEKWISPIPRDSYRILLKIIGYSDRLLTHPSKPLKIQVLSVIKLIVPMLDTQHDSLLPQVAKIWDVLIACVLDSDFSITQAACECVKVIITHSKDFITKRFIELWTTLKDKSTLLRSLYLSRIQGSDSSTKLNEHPSIEVVLHQKFPPVTRRALISLSEMLIEGICITEMVLLDSTLIEMVYCCIQVIPKESISSRSLVLGDAVWTIVNKY